CATCGACCGGCCGGAACTTGCCAGCGCCCTGGCCCAGGCCGACCGCCGCGGCGAGCAGGGGCACGACGAGGCCATCGTGCAGGCCGAACGAGAAGATGAAATACCGCTCCCATCGCCGACGGTCGAGGAGGATGCAACGCCGCTCGACGTCGAGCTGGCCTCGCCAGAGACCGCCGAACCCGCGCCTGCCGAACCCGTACCGCCCGAGCCCGAACAGGAGGCGTCCTCCAAGCCCGACCTGCTCGCCGCCAAGCCGCTGGCGGCAATCGACGTCGCCCAGATCCTCGACAGCCGCCAGGCCGAGATCGCCCGCCTCAATGCCCAGGTCTTGGAGCGCGCCACCGCCTATACGCACCAGCCGCGCCGCAAGGCGATCAGCGCCAGCACGCGCGAGTACAAATACGCGAATTACCTCGAGGCCTGGCGCCGCAAGGTCGAGCGGATCGGCAACCTGAACTACCCCGAGGTCGCCAAGGAGCGCAAGCTCTACGGCAGCCTGATCCTGCTCGTCTCGGTGCGCGCCGACGGCCAGGTCGAGAATATCCGCGTGCTGCGCTCATCGGGCTATACCGAACTGGACCAGGCCGCAGTGCGCATCGTCGAACTCGCCGCACCCTTCGCGCCCTTCCCTCCCGACATCCGGGCCGCGACCGACATCCTCGATATCACCAGGACCTGGCAATTCCTGCACGGCAACCGCCTCGGCTGGGAGCATTGAGCGACGTGTGGCCCCTCGGCGGCCGTCACGTTTCGCTTCGAGTCTGGGCCGAGCCACTTGCCTCGCCCCCCGGCCGGATCGGATACTAGCGACATGGGGTTCGCAACGTCACTCAGGAACCATTTTCTCATCGCGATGCCGGGGCTGAAGGACCCGAATTTCTCGCGAACGGTGACCTATGTTTGCGAGCACACCGAGGAGGGGGCGATGGGGATCGTCATCAACAGGCCGATGGATATTCGACTCGGCGTGGTCCTCTCGCAACTCGACATCGTCTCGGGCGACTCCACGGTAAGCGACAGACTCGTCTTCCTCGGCGGTCCGGTGCAGCCCGACCGCGGCTTCGTCCTGCACTCGGGCGACGAGCAGTTCGACTCCACTATGAGCATCGCACCCGAGATCAACATCACCACCTCGCGCGACATCCTCGAGGCGATCGCCGACGGCCGGGGGCCGAACCGACATCTGATCGCCCTCGGTTATGCCGGCTGGGGCGGCGGCCAGCTCGAGGAGGAGATGAGCGCCAATACCTGGCTGAGCGGCCCGGCCGACGAGACGATCATCTTCACGACCCCGGTCGATGCCCGCTGGCAGGCGGCCGCCGGCCTGCTCGGTGTTGATCTCAACCTGCTGAGCGGCGATGCCGGACACGCCTGAATGGCGACCCTTCTCGGCTTCGACTTCGGCCCCCGCAAGATCGGCATCGCGGTCGGGCAGACCATCACCGCCTCGGCCTCGCCGCTGACGACGCTG
This portion of the Thioflavicoccus mobilis 8321 genome encodes:
- a CDS encoding energy transducer TonB, coding for MTEPWPFGVALALAVILHLALLLGVSFDLPTPHPQGARALEVLVLRQPAPIDRPELASALAQADRRGEQGHDEAIVQAEREDEIPLPSPTVEEDATPLDVELASPETAEPAPAEPVPPEPEQEASSKPDLLAAKPLAAIDVAQILDSRQAEIARLNAQVLERATAYTHQPRRKAISASTREYKYANYLEAWRRKVERIGNLNYPEVAKERKLYGSLILLVSVRADGQVENIRVLRSSGYTELDQAAVRIVELAAPFAPFPPDIRAATDILDITRTWQFLHGNRLGWEH
- a CDS encoding YqgE/AlgH family protein, with the protein product MGFATSLRNHFLIAMPGLKDPNFSRTVTYVCEHTEEGAMGIVINRPMDIRLGVVLSQLDIVSGDSTVSDRLVFLGGPVQPDRGFVLHSGDEQFDSTMSIAPEINITTSRDILEAIADGRGPNRHLIALGYAGWGGGQLEEEMSANTWLSGPADETIIFTTPVDARWQAAAGLLGVDLNLLSGDAGHA